Genomic segment of Streptomyces sp. NBC_00654:
GTCCGGGCCACCGCGTCGGTGACCAGGTCGATCTGCGGCTTCTGGTCGGCCAGCTCGCCGTACCAGATCTCGACGATGCCCTGGTCACGGACCATGACGACCTCGACCTTGCGGTCCTTGTCGATGCGCCAGTAGCCGGACTCGGTCTCCAGCGGCCGGACCTGGTTGCCCTCGTCGTCGAGCACCCAGGTGTGCGAAACGTACTCCAGGAAGTCCCGGCCGTCGTGGCTGAAGGTGACCTCCTGGCCGAAGTTGCACTTCTCGGCACCGGGGAAGTCGGAAACCCCCGCGCCCGCCCAGTTGCCCAGGAGGAAGGCCAGCGGAACGAGGTCCGGGTGGAGGTCGGACGGAATCGAGATCATGGGCGTCTCAGACGATCTGTGAGGGAGCGGCGGAGTTCGACGAGGGTCAGCGCTGGCCCTGGTACAGCTTCTTCACGGTCACACCGGCGAAGGCGAGCACACCGACGCAGACCAGGACCAGCAGGGCGGAGAAGAATGCCTCAAGCACGGGGGCTCCTCGGAACGAGCGATATACGGCGGTACAGGGCCGGTCCCCAGCCTAATGGGTAGGGGACCGGCCCTCTCGTTCAGGTCTCAGCCGAGCAGCTGGTTCTGGAGTATCAGCGTCTGCTGGAACGGGACGCGCGCCGCCTCCTTCCCGCCCTTCCGGGTGTGGATGACCAGGGCGAGGGTGTCGCCCGCGACGGCGTACGACTGGCGTACGTGCTCACCGTCGGACGGGGCCTTCTCGGTGAACGTGTACGAGAGGACGCCCGGCACCACCGCTGTGGCGTCCCAGGTCTCGTCGAACTCCATCCCGTCGGTTCCGGCGAGCGGTGTACCGGCCTCGACGCCGATGCCCAGGTCGTCGCGCAGCTCGCCCGCGAAGGCTCCGGAGTTGAACTGGAGCAGATAGATCCGGGACGCGGTGCCGTCCGGCATGGTCCAGCCGCGGGCCGCGATGTGCCGCAGCGCGGAGTCCTTGATCAGCTGGGACACCTCGTCCCGCTTCCCCTTCTCGTACTCCGCGACGAACTGTCCGGTGGGGAC
This window contains:
- a CDS encoding FABP family protein → MISIPSDLHPDLVPLAFLLGNWAGAGVSDFPGAEKCNFGQEVTFSHDGRDFLEYVSHTWVLDDEGNQVRPLETESGYWRIDKDRKVEVVMVRDQGIVEIWYGELADQKPQIDLVTDAVARTAASGPYSGGKRLYGYVKSDLMWVGEKATPEVELRPYMSAHLKKVVTPEEVAEMARNLEDMPDDGIAFFK